A section of the Thermotoga caldifontis AZM44c09 genome encodes:
- the recA gene encoding recombinase RecA: protein MAEKEQKEKLEVLEKAIKKIESNYGKGSIMILGEEAQVAPVEVISTGSLALDIATGVGGYPRGRIIEIFGPEASGKTTLALHAIAEAQKAGGVAAIIDAEHALDPLYAKALGVDLKRLLISQPDYGEQALEIVDELVRSNAVDLIVVDSVAALVPRSEIEGSMGEMQVGLQARLMSQALRKIAGSVSKSKAVVIFTNQIRMRIGVMFANPETTTGGLALKFYATMRIEVRKADTIKDATESIGITVTAKVVKNKVAPPFKKADLDIIFGKGIVRENELFNLGVAEEIIQKKGSWFFYVADDGKEYTLGQGKSNVVLFLAQNTDIAMEIERKIRQKYNLPMGERNAAK, encoded by the coding sequence ATGGCTGAGAAGGAACAGAAAGAGAAGCTCGAGGTTCTTGAGAAGGCTATCAAGAAAATCGAAAGCAACTACGGTAAAGGTTCGATCATGATACTGGGAGAAGAGGCGCAGGTTGCTCCTGTGGAGGTCATATCCACCGGCTCACTCGCGCTGGACATAGCAACCGGTGTGGGAGGCTATCCCAGGGGAAGGATCATAGAGATCTTCGGACCGGAAGCCAGCGGTAAGACCACTCTCGCGCTTCACGCCATAGCCGAGGCACAGAAGGCCGGAGGCGTCGCTGCAATAATAGACGCAGAACACGCCCTCGATCCGCTCTACGCCAAAGCGCTCGGGGTGGACCTGAAACGTCTGCTCATCTCCCAGCCGGATTACGGTGAGCAGGCTCTCGAGATCGTCGATGAACTTGTGAGAAGCAATGCGGTCGATCTGATCGTCGTCGACTCCGTGGCGGCTTTAGTTCCCCGTTCCGAAATCGAAGGCAGCATGGGTGAGATGCAGGTTGGTCTCCAGGCCCGTTTGATGTCTCAGGCTTTGAGGAAGATCGCCGGCAGCGTGAGCAAATCCAAAGCCGTCGTGATCTTCACGAACCAGATAAGGATGAGGATCGGGGTGATGTTCGCCAACCCCGAAACCACCACGGGAGGCCTCGCGCTGAAATTCTACGCGACCATGAGGATCGAAGTCAGAAAGGCTGACACGATCAAGGACGCGACGGAATCGATCGGCATCACAGTTACGGCGAAGGTGGTCAAGAACAAGGTGGCCCCACCGTTCAAAAAGGCCGATCTGGACATCATATTCGGCAAAGGGATCGTGAGGGAGAACGAGCTGTTCAATTTGGGTGTGGCCGAGGAAATCATACAGAAGAAAGGAAGCTGGTTCTTCTACGTCGCGGATGATGGAAAAGAATACACGCTCGGACAGGGTAAGAGCAACGTTGTGCTCTTCCTCGCCCAGAATACAGACATCGCCATGGAGATAGAGAGGAAGATAAGGCAGAAGTACAATTTGCCGATGGGTGAAAGAAATGCAGCTAAATGA
- the thpR gene encoding RNA 2',3'-cyclic phosphodiesterase, which translates to MRTFIAIDVNDAVRDVSQQVIEKLMRRGFKANWVSRENVHLTLFFLGEVDPKRIDQVAEHISHRIRGFPSFSFVVEKVGYFARNNQPRVIWLGVKANQLLYKLYEETKAELVKHNFSFEEKFSPHITIGRIKDFPPAWQPLVEDITYDPIIVAVDRIVVYSSTLTPSGSIYRKVYECLFEGGLIKHG; encoded by the coding sequence GTGCGAACCTTCATCGCGATCGACGTGAACGACGCTGTGAGGGATGTGTCTCAGCAGGTCATCGAGAAGCTCATGAGGAGAGGATTCAAAGCGAACTGGGTCAGCAGGGAGAACGTCCATCTGACTCTGTTCTTCCTCGGGGAAGTGGATCCGAAGAGGATCGATCAGGTCGCTGAACACATCTCCCACAGAATTCGAGGTTTTCCTTCTTTTTCTTTCGTCGTCGAGAAGGTTGGATACTTCGCCCGGAACAACCAGCCCAGGGTGATCTGGCTCGGTGTGAAGGCGAACCAGCTCCTGTACAAACTCTACGAGGAGACGAAAGCTGAGCTCGTCAAGCACAACTTCAGTTTTGAGGAGAAGTTCTCACCCCACATAACCATCGGCAGAATCAAGGATTTTCCACCAGCCTGGCAACCGCTCGTGGAGGACATAACCTACGATCCGATAATCGTCGCTGTGGATCGGATCGTTGTGTACTCATCGACGCTGACACCCTCAGGCTCGATCTACCGAAAGGTTTACGAATGCCTTTTCGAAGGAGGTCTGATCAAGCATGGCTGA
- the pgsA gene encoding CDP-diacylglycerol--glycerol-3-phosphate 3-phosphatidyltransferase yields MNVPNIVTLSRLVLTVPVFLAIQAGAWKLALFFFALGALTDYLDGLLARKLNQVTNLGKVIDQIVDKVFVNSTLIALIPFVPAWLVAFIVARDTLVSAVRILAAGKGTIVQANVYGKVKTVVQMTLIVAVLLFRSFSVSAIVVEVILIYLCAFFTMLSAIVYLYQNRKMLGG; encoded by the coding sequence ATGAACGTGCCGAACATCGTCACACTCTCGAGGCTCGTACTGACTGTACCCGTTTTCCTTGCGATCCAAGCGGGTGCGTGGAAGTTAGCACTGTTTTTCTTCGCACTGGGTGCCCTGACCGATTATCTCGACGGACTGCTCGCGAGAAAGTTGAACCAGGTGACCAACCTTGGCAAGGTGATCGATCAGATCGTGGACAAGGTTTTCGTCAATTCCACACTGATAGCACTGATACCTTTCGTTCCTGCCTGGCTGGTGGCGTTCATCGTGGCGAGGGACACGCTCGTGAGTGCGGTCAGAATCCTGGCGGCCGGTAAAGGAACGATCGTGCAGGCGAACGTGTACGGGAAGGTGAAAACCGTTGTTCAGATGACACTCATAGTCGCGGTTCTTCTGTTCAGAAGCTTCTCCGTTTCTGCGATCGTGGTGGAAGTGATATTGATCTATCTGTGTGCGTTCTTCACGATGTTGTCGGCCATCGTCTATCTTTACCAGAACAGGAAAATGCTGGGGGGATGA
- the rimO gene encoding 30S ribosomal protein S12 methylthiotransferase RimO: MRIGIKVLGCPKNEADCDVLEAILRGKGHEIVSTVDEADVVILDTCCFIEDAKKESIDEILDFIEYKKRKPFFLCVKGCLVQRYARQLVEELPEVDAWYGVVSPQRIAEALEQGVTYLVGEPEAVYDCAPRSKFGSYAYVKIADGCDRSCTFCAIPSFKGGFRSRSVESIEAEVRELVKGNVKEIVLVAQDTTAYGVDLYGRPSLPRLLKTLDNIEGDFRIRVMYMHPDHFDEEILDTFCNTQKVLHYFDLPVQHGSDEILAKMGRIRKSDQLLNLISSIRRVLPDAAIRSSVIVGFPGEKEKNFEELLDFLKAAKFERLGCFTYSDEEGTSASRMNEKVDEEIAKERLEEVLSLQSELAKESLSRFVNKELEVLVEKAARNHYIARSHLDAPEVDGIVKVRKSKRLSLRSYHRVRVIDTDGFDFEGVAL, from the coding sequence ATGAGAATAGGAATAAAGGTTTTGGGTTGTCCGAAGAACGAGGCAGATTGCGATGTCCTGGAGGCGATCCTTCGGGGCAAGGGCCATGAAATAGTCAGCACTGTTGACGAAGCGGACGTCGTGATCTTAGATACATGTTGTTTCATAGAGGATGCGAAGAAGGAATCGATAGATGAGATCCTTGATTTCATAGAGTACAAAAAAAGAAAACCTTTCTTCCTCTGCGTGAAGGGTTGCCTCGTACAGCGGTACGCACGCCAGCTCGTTGAAGAACTCCCCGAGGTGGACGCCTGGTACGGTGTAGTTTCACCCCAGCGCATCGCCGAGGCCCTCGAACAGGGAGTCACCTATCTGGTGGGAGAACCCGAGGCGGTCTACGATTGTGCTCCACGTTCGAAGTTCGGCAGCTACGCTTATGTCAAGATCGCCGATGGTTGTGACAGGAGCTGCACTTTCTGCGCGATCCCTTCGTTCAAGGGCGGGTTCAGAAGTCGCAGTGTCGAAAGTATAGAAGCGGAAGTACGGGAATTGGTGAAAGGAAACGTCAAAGAGATCGTTCTCGTCGCTCAGGATACAACCGCCTATGGTGTCGATCTGTACGGCAGACCTTCCCTGCCTCGCCTTCTGAAGACTCTCGACAACATCGAGGGTGATTTTCGCATTAGGGTCATGTACATGCACCCAGACCATTTCGATGAAGAGATACTCGACACTTTCTGCAACACACAGAAGGTTCTGCATTATTTCGATCTACCCGTTCAGCACGGAAGCGATGAGATACTCGCAAAGATGGGGAGGATCAGAAAGAGTGACCAACTTCTAAACCTGATTTCTTCGATACGCAGAGTTCTACCCGATGCGGCGATAAGATCGAGCGTCATCGTCGGATTCCCGGGAGAGAAGGAGAAAAACTTCGAAGAACTTCTGGATTTCCTGAAAGCGGCGAAATTCGAAAGGCTCGGATGCTTCACCTACTCAGATGAAGAGGGAACTTCAGCGAGCAGAATGAATGAGAAGGTCGATGAAGAGATCGCGAAAGAGAGGCTGGAAGAAGTTCTTTCGCTTCAGTCGGAGTTGGCGAAAGAGAGCCTGTCCAGGTTCGTCAACAAAGAACTCGAGGTTCTCGTGGAGAAAGCGGCCAGGAACCACTACATAGCCAGATCTCACCTCGATGCACCGGAGGTGGACGGGATAGTCAAAGTTCGCAAAAGCAAGAGACTGAGTCTGAGATCTTACCATCGCGTCAGAGTGATCGACACCGATGGTTTCGATTTCGAGGGGGTAGCACTATGA
- a CDS encoding DUF4416 family protein produces MGEVKQPELVNLVIFMFSQYVDYWVEALRPELELAFGKIDYISKKLPFSIYTSYYDTELGSDLWGVLMSFEELIHPSLLADVKMYTNELEKKYSVEGKRKFNLDPGYVHHSNFVLASTKSWGNRVYLKNGIYAEVTLLYLSGEFKHWEFTYQNYRDEEYKQELKKIRDLYMKKRKRFLKGEIDENRNKGFGLSEERGRLRCPGGDPSGQGP; encoded by the coding sequence GTGGGAGAGGTGAAGCAGCCCGAGCTGGTGAACCTCGTTATATTCATGTTCTCACAGTACGTGGACTACTGGGTGGAGGCTTTGAGACCCGAGCTCGAGCTGGCGTTTGGGAAAATAGATTACATTTCGAAGAAATTGCCGTTCAGCATCTACACGAGCTACTACGACACGGAGCTGGGTTCGGATCTCTGGGGTGTGCTGATGAGCTTCGAGGAGCTGATCCATCCGTCGTTGCTCGCGGATGTCAAGATGTACACGAACGAACTGGAGAAGAAGTACAGCGTTGAAGGAAAACGGAAATTCAATCTCGATCCGGGGTACGTGCACCATTCGAACTTCGTTCTCGCTTCAACGAAATCCTGGGGAAACAGGGTGTATTTGAAAAACGGTATCTACGCTGAGGTGACCTTGCTGTATCTGTCTGGAGAGTTCAAGCACTGGGAATTCACTTATCAGAACTACAGGGATGAGGAGTACAAGCAGGAACTGAAGAAGATCAGAGACCTTTACATGAAGAAAAGGAAGCGTTTCTTGAAGGGTGAGATCGATGAGAATAGGAATAAAGGTTTTGGGTTGTCCGAAGAACGAGGCAGATTGCGATGTCCTGGAGGCGATCCTTCGGGGCAAGGGCCATGA
- a CDS encoding helix-turn-helix domain-containing protein, protein MEKEKWVIVGETLRKAREALGLTLEQLSQKTDIPVWKLRLIEEGQFDRVDAPFYVRHYIRLCAQQLGLDADQLIGAEDLSKEHVEPESRRKERSTAGFLNTLMMVVCLIALVMFIYSAVRFFGVLNQPSAKLVNTGNQAILLDGKPVVPGESVLLKVGSRYKVENNKGGCTIVTMNRRWVIRVENFEVVLWER, encoded by the coding sequence TTGGAAAAGGAAAAGTGGGTCATCGTTGGTGAAACGCTGAGGAAAGCGCGCGAAGCGCTTGGTTTAACGCTTGAACAGCTGTCACAGAAGACAGACATTCCCGTGTGGAAACTCAGATTGATAGAAGAAGGGCAGTTCGACAGGGTGGACGCACCCTTTTACGTCAGGCATTACATAAGGCTGTGTGCCCAGCAACTTGGTTTGGATGCGGATCAACTCATAGGTGCAGAAGATCTGTCGAAGGAACACGTTGAACCGGAATCCAGACGGAAGGAACGTTCCACGGCTGGGTTCCTCAACACATTGATGATGGTCGTTTGCCTCATCGCTCTGGTGATGTTCATCTATTCTGCTGTTAGGTTTTTCGGTGTGCTGAACCAGCCGAGTGCAAAGCTCGTGAACACTGGAAATCAGGCGATTTTGCTGGACGGAAAACCCGTTGTGCCCGGTGAATCGGTCCTGCTGAAGGTTGGCAGCAGGTACAAGGTGGAGAACAACAAGGGTGGTTGCACGATAGTTACGATGAACAGACGGTGGGTGATAAGGGTCGAAAACTTCGAGGTGGTCCTGTGGGAGAGGTGA
- a CDS encoding deoxynucleoside kinase: MLEIVVEGTVGAGKTALVEILEKEWGMKGFYEMNDELADQLLERYYSDRHRWCLTMELYFLHKRFLQLQQANRTERAVMDRSMIGDFVFVRMQRHMGFLQPLEYTIYEQFYRTMSAISPRPKLLVYIKCSVETAVKRIRKRGRPYELNVEEQYWEQLVKFYDETFFDGLTGNVLIINGDELDFIENDHHKLLVLEAVRESLKNEGVHWLDSGGLRVLENWYNKV; this comes from the coding sequence GTGCTTGAAATCGTAGTCGAAGGAACGGTGGGAGCCGGTAAGACTGCGCTCGTTGAGATACTCGAAAAGGAATGGGGTATGAAGGGTTTCTACGAGATGAACGACGAGCTGGCCGATCAACTGCTGGAGAGGTACTATTCCGACCGACACAGATGGTGTCTCACCATGGAACTCTACTTTTTGCACAAAAGGTTCCTTCAGCTCCAGCAGGCGAACCGGACCGAGCGGGCGGTCATGGATCGATCGATGATAGGGGACTTCGTCTTCGTGAGGATGCAGAGGCACATGGGTTTCCTCCAGCCACTGGAATACACCATCTACGAGCAATTCTACCGGACCATGTCCGCGATTTCACCGCGACCGAAGCTGCTCGTGTACATCAAATGCAGCGTTGAAACGGCTGTGAAACGCATCAGAAAGAGAGGTCGACCGTACGAGCTGAACGTTGAAGAACAGTATTGGGAACAACTGGTGAAGTTTTACGATGAAACCTTCTTCGATGGCCTGACAGGAAATGTGCTCATCATAAATGGTGACGAACTGGATTTCATTGAAAACGACCATCACAAGCTACTCGTGCTCGAAGCCGTTCGGGAAAGTCTGAAGAACGAAGGCGTGCACTGGCTGGACAGCGGGGGACTCAGGGTTCTGGAGAACTGGTATAATAAAGTTTAG
- a CDS encoding deoxynucleoside kinase → MRPKIVVEGTVGAGKTTFIEVVSKRLGLKPLFELTDEKLVDLLACFYADPAKWGFHLQIYFLTKRFQQMELAKQIGDVVMDRSIFCDHIFPTVLLKRKQMNQLEYEIYREVHREFLKYSVPPSLMVYLRCSTRTAIERIKKRGREWELAIDEDYWYSLNEEYERYFSDYDLSSLLIIDSDSMGEDFLGAEEAVIFALEAKEKGVWLYDGNEIKRRNRCA, encoded by the coding sequence GTGAGACCGAAAATCGTTGTTGAAGGAACCGTTGGAGCTGGCAAGACCACCTTCATCGAGGTCGTTTCGAAAAGACTCGGTCTGAAACCTCTCTTCGAGCTTACAGATGAAAAGCTGGTTGATCTTCTCGCGTGCTTCTACGCGGACCCTGCGAAGTGGGGTTTTCACCTACAGATCTATTTTCTCACGAAAAGATTCCAGCAGATGGAACTGGCGAAGCAGATCGGAGATGTCGTCATGGACAGGAGTATATTCTGCGATCACATCTTCCCCACAGTGCTTTTGAAGAGAAAGCAGATGAACCAGCTCGAGTACGAGATATACAGAGAAGTTCACCGGGAGTTTTTGAAGTATTCTGTCCCACCTTCCTTGATGGTTTATCTGCGCTGCTCGACTCGGACAGCGATAGAAAGGATCAAGAAGAGGGGGCGTGAGTGGGAACTCGCGATCGACGAGGATTACTGGTATAGCCTGAACGAGGAGTACGAAAGGTACTTTTCGGATTACGATCTGTCGAGTCTGCTGATCATCGATTCAGATTCCATGGGCGAAGATTTCTTGGGTGCTGAAGAGGCTGTAATCTTCGCCTTGGAAGCAAAAGAAAAGGGAGTCTGGCTGTACGATGGGAACGAGATCAAAAGGAGGAATCGATGTGCTTGA